The sequence ATGAGCTCCAGCACCCACGCTGATAACGATTTTTTCTAGCTTAGGCAAAAGCATGGGGTTTTTGATGTCTAATTCTTGAGCGAGTTTCACTTTCACTTCATTTTGATAAAATTGTTTCAAACCAAACACTATCTAACTCCTTAAGCTTTTTTCACATTAGAAATGTGCATGGGCTTTTCTTTGTGGATAAAACCCCCTTTAGGGTTATCGTCAGTGGGTTTAATCGCTTTTTTCACCACTTTGCACCCTTCAACAATGACTTGAGAAGTCTTAGGCAACACCGCTAAAACCTTAGCAACCTTACCCTTATCATCTCCTGCAATGACTTTAACCATGTCATTTTTCTTAATTTCGCTTTTCATTATACAACCTCCGGTGCTAGAGAAATGATTTTCATAAAATTAGCGTAACGAACTTCTCTGCTCACTGGTCCAAAAATCCTTGTGCCAACAGGGTCTTTTTTAGCGTCCAAGATAACCGCTGCATTGTCATCAAAACGCACCAAAGAACCATTTTTTCTTTGAATTTCTTTCTTTGTTCGCACCACAACGGCTTTCACCACCTGACCTCGTTTCACCTTGCCATTAGGGATAGCTTTTTTCACGGAAGCCACAATCACGCTACCCACACTCGCATAGCGTTTATGACTGCCTCCTAACACCTTAATACACATGATTTCTTTAGCACCGCTATTATCAGCGACATTCAATCTTGTAAAACTCTGTATCATGCTTATACTCCCACTACTAAAATTTCTTTAAGCGTGAAAGACTTGGTTTTAGAAAGTGGCTTGCACTCAATCGCACTCACAAAATCCCCCACTTTCACTTGATTGTCTTGATCATGGATAGTGTATTTTTTAAACTTTTTAACAATCTTTCGGTATTTTTTATGCACCACTTTTCTTTCCACAAGAATCACAGCACTTTTTTCAGCAAACTTGCTGATCACCTTGCCTTGCACCACCCTTTTATGCGGCTCTTTCGTATTCATTGCTTACCCTTTTTTATTCAACACTAGAAGAATAATACGCGTTAATGGCAGTGTTAATGCGAGCGATATTTCTTCTGGCTTTCTTAATCTCGTTAGGATTACTCAATTGCATGGTCTTTAACTTAACGCGCAACTCAAAAAGCTCCGTCTTTTTAGCATGCAACAACTCTTCTAATTCCTTGATACTTTTATCTTTCAATTCAGTATATTTCATTTTCGCTCTCACAAGTTACGATTTTGGTTTTAAAAGGAAGTTTGCTCTGAGCTAGCGCTAAAGCTTCTCTCGCTAATCCTTCTTCAATGCCTAACATTTCATAAACGATCCTGCCAGGCTTGATGTTCATCACCCATTTTTCCACAGAGCCTTTGCCTTTACCCATCCTAGTTTCTAAAGGTTTAGCAGTTAAAGGCTTATCTGGGAACACTCTAATCCACACCTTACCCACTCTTTTAACATGCCTTGTCATAGCCACCCTTGCGGATTCAATCTGGCGTGAATCAATCCTCCCATGCTCTATAGCTTTAATCGCAATATCCCCAAACGCAATGGAATTACCACGATGGGCTTTGCCGCGATTACGCCCTTTCATTTGCTTTCTATACTTTGTTCTTTTTGGCATTAACATAATTATTGCCTCCCTCTTCTGCTTCTTCTAGGCTCTCTTTCTTCTTTAACCTCTTCTTTCTTTTCAAATTGGATGCCTTTTTGCAAAACTTCCCCTTTGAAAATCCACACTTTCACACCAATAATACCATAGACCGTCATCGCTTCAGCAAAGCCATAATCAATCTTAGCCCTTAAAGTATGTAAAGGCACGCGCCCTTCCATATACCACTCAGTGCGGGCAATTTCAGCCCCTGCTAAACGACCAGAAACACGCACCTTAACCCCTTTAGCACCAGATTTTAACGCCGCTTGCATGACCTTTTTCATCGCACGACGGAAAGCGACCCTTTTTTCTAGTTGGGTGGCTACATTTTCTGCGGCTAATTGAGCGTCAGCTTGGGGGCGTTTGACTTCTTTAATATTAATGGAGACTTCTTTTTTGATGAGCGTTTTTAGACCTTCTTTGACTTTTTCAATATCCACGCCTTTTTTACCAATGATAAGCCCTGGGCGAGCCGCCACAACCGTAACGCGCAGTTTTTTAGCCGCTCTTTCAATCACAATTTGGCTCACGCCTGCATAATAAAGCTCTTTTTTAAGAAACTTTCTGATCTTATTGTCTTCATCAATATTGCTTGGAGCGGTGCGAGCGCTAGGAAACCATCTAGAAGTCCAATTCCTATTAATACCTAATCTTAAACCTACCGGATTAACTTTTTGTCCCATGCCCTACTTACCCTCTGCTTGATTTTTTTTATGGCTTTTAGAAGATTTCATTTCTTTCCCTTCTGCTACTTCTACGAATACATGAGATGTTGGTTTTCTAATGGCTGTGGCTCTACCTTTAGCCCTTGGAATGGAGCGCCTAATCACAGGACCAGCATCCACTCTGCAAGAAACAATAAGGGCACTTTTAGCGTCCAAAGAGCCATTAGCGACTGCAGAAGCGACTACCTTTGAAAGCACTCTAGCTGCTTTATTAGGCGTAAATTCCAAACTAGCGATCGCTAATTCAACATTCATGCCTTGAATTTGTCTTGCAATCAATCTGGCTTTAGTAGGAGATAACCGCACAAATCTTAATAACGCTTTGCTCATTCTACTTCCTTACTTACCAATCTTTTTTTGGACACTGCCTTTGTGCCCTTTAAAAGTTCTTGTAGGAGCGAATTCCCCTAACTTATAACCCACATGGTTTTCTGTGATATACACAGGGATAAAAACCCTTCCGTTATGCACATTATAAGTAAAACCAATCATTTCAGGCAAAATGGTGCTTCTTCTAGACCATGTTTTAATGGGGCGGTTATCCTTACTCTCTTTTGCCTTGAGCGTTTTCTTCATCAAGTGGTCGTCTATAAAAGGACCCTTTTTAATTGACCTAGACATTCTTTAACCCTTTATTTGTGTTTCTTTCTGGAAATGATGAGCTTATCGCTAGCTTTTTTCTTTCTAGTTTTATAGCCCTTAGCTGGAGTGCCCCAAGGCGATACAGGATGACCGCTTGTCCCTGTTTTACCCTCACCCCCACCATGCGGGTGATCCACTGGGTTCATGGCACTTCCACGAGTTTGTGGGCGAATCCCTCTGTGGCGGTTGCGCCCTGCTTTACCAATAGAAACATTGATAAAATCTTCGTTCCCTACCACGCCAATACTTGCCATACATTCGCTTAAAATGTAGCGCATTTCAGAGCTTGGCATTCTAATGATAGTGTATTTATTTTCCCTACCCATGATTTGAGCGCTCATTCCTGCACTTCTTGCTAATTGTCCGCCAGCTCCCGGATGCATTTCAATGTTATGCACCACCGTTCCTATGGGGATATTTTTCAACTTCATCGCAAAGCCCACTTTAATATCCAAACCGCCTTCAGCAGCGATAACGCTATCCCCTACTTTCAAACCACTTGGCTGTAAAATATAGCGTTTATCCCCATCAGGATAGACTACAAGAGCGATGCGCGCGTTTCTGTAAGGATCATACTCAATCGCAACCACTTTCCCTTCAATATTGTATTTATTGCGTTTGAAATCAATAATACGATAGAGTTTTTTAGCCCCTCTCTCTTTGTGGCGGCTGGTGATGCGTCCATTATTGTTCCTCCCTGCTGTCGCTTTAAGCTTAGTGAGTAAGCCTTTGACACTGCTTTTTGCGGTAATATCTTTAGAATCCAACACCGACATGAAGCGTCTGCTTGGAGTGTAGGGCTTATAAGTTTTAATCGCCATAACGCTTTCTCCTTTCTACGCGCCAAGGGCGACAATGCTAGCACCCTCTGGAACTTTCACATAAAATTTCTTAAAAGACTTTCTTTGTCCAAGTTTCCCTCTAAAGCGTTTCACCTTACCCTCTTGTTTCAAAGAATTGATTTTTAAAGGCTCAAAGCCAAAGTAAGTTTTAAACACTTCTTTAAGCTGGTTTTTGGTCATATTTTGAGCCGTTTGGACCACTAAAACGCCTTTTTCTTGCAATCCTAATGACTTTTCAGTGTAAAGAATTGACTTTATATCCATGATGTCTGCCATTTTTTACTCCTCTGTCTTATCTTGCACCACATGCTGAAACGCTACTTCTTCCATCACTACCGAGCTAAACGCCGCTAAAAGATAAGCGTTTAATTCGCTCACATCAATAACAAGGCATTTTTTAAGGTTACTAAAGGCTAACTCAGTGTATTCGTCCATGTTCATGCACACAAACAAAGTGTCTCGTTGCTCTAAAGCTTGGAACATTTTGTTCGCTTCTTTAGCCAAATGCTTCCTTTTATTGTATTCAACCACGCCTTTTATAGCAATTTTTTCCACCACAAAAAGCTTATTCGCTTGTGCTTTTTCTTCTAAAGCATATTCTAAAGCTAAGCGTTTTTGTTTTTTATTGATTTTAAGGTTGTAATTGCGGTTGTTCGTAGCCCCATGAGAGACACCCCCACCGACAAACACAGGCGAAGTGATGCTCCCTGCTCTAGCTCTTCCGCCCCCTTTTTGTGCCCAAGGCTTCCTACCGCCCCCACTCACTTCAGCACGGTTTTTACTTTTAGCGGTATTAGCACGCACAGAAGATAAATAGTGCTTCACATAAAGATAGAGATTATGGCTGTTAATACCCTCATATCTTTTGGGTAACTCCATGCTACCCTTTTCTTTCAAATGGCTGTCTAAAACGATGGCCTTACTCATATCAAACCCTTTATATTACATTCAACGATGGTTTTATAACGCCCTAATGCGCCCATAAGCCCCAGAAAAGCCGGCTACTGAACCCTTTAGAACTAACACCATACTTTCTTTATCAAAAGAGAGCACCTCGTTTTGACAAGTAACTAGCTCATTGCCATAATGCCCCGCCATTTTCCTACCCTTTTGCACCCTTCCTGGCCATTCTCTGTTACCAATAGAACCAGGACGGCGGTGGAATCGGCTCCCATGAGCTGCAGGCCCGCCTTGGAAATTCCAACGCTTCATCACCCCTGCAAAGCCTCTTCCTTTAGTTTTAAAGCTCGCTTTAACCCTTTTAAGCGTTTCTAAAGCACTCAAATCCAAATCGCCAAGCTCTTTTTGTTGGGAAGCTTTTAAGGTAGCGAAATGGTTAAACTCTTTGCTGAGTTGGTATTTCTTTTGCTGGCCTTCAATCGCCTTATTGTGTTTTTTATGCATCGCATAGGCCACTAAAGCTTTTCCGTTTTCTAGCTGGCACACTTTCGCTTGCAAGACTTTAAGCAAGGTTACAGGCGTGCTGTTAGCATCAATGGTGCGACTCATGCC comes from Helicobacter acinonychis and encodes:
- the rpsQ gene encoding 30S ribosomal protein S17 — its product is MNTKEPHKRVVQGKVISKFAEKSAVILVERKVVHKKYRKIVKKFKKYTIHDQDNQVKVGDFVSAIECKPLSKTKSFTLKEILVVGV
- the rplX gene encoding 50S ribosomal protein L24; its protein translation is MKSEIKKNDMVKVIAGDDKGKVAKVLAVLPKTSQVIVEGCKVVKKAIKPTDDNPKGGFIHKEKPMHISNVKKA
- a CDS encoding 50S ribosomal protein L23; this translates as MADIMDIKSILYTEKSLGLQEKGVLVVQTAQNMTKNQLKEVFKTYFGFEPLKINSLKQEGKVKRFRGKLGQRKSFKKFYVKVPEGASIVALGA
- the rpsS gene encoding 30S ribosomal protein S19, whose amino-acid sequence is MSRSIKKGPFIDDHLMKKTLKAKESKDNRPIKTWSRRSTILPEMIGFTYNVHNGRVFIPVYITENHVGYKLGEFAPTRTFKGHKGSVQKKIGK
- the rpmC gene encoding 50S ribosomal protein L29; amino-acid sequence: MKYTELKDKSIKELEELLHAKKTELFELRVKLKTMQLSNPNEIKKARRNIARINTAINAYYSSSVE
- the rplD gene encoding 50S ribosomal protein L4; this encodes MSKAIVLDSHLKEKGSMELPKRYEGINSHNLYLYVKHYLSSVRANTAKSKNRAEVSGGGRKPWAQKGGGRARAGSITSPVFVGGGVSHGATNNRNYNLKINKKQKRLALEYALEEKAQANKLFVVEKIAIKGVVEYNKRKHLAKEANKMFQALEQRDTLFVCMNMDEYTELAFSNLKKCLVIDVSELNAYLLAAFSSVVMEEVAFQHVVQDKTEE
- the rpsC gene encoding 30S ribosomal protein S3, with the translated sequence MGQKVNPVGLRLGINRNWTSRWFPSARTAPSNIDEDNKIRKFLKKELYYAGVSQIVIERAAKKLRVTVVAARPGLIIGKKGVDIEKVKEGLKTLIKKEVSINIKEVKRPQADAQLAAENVATQLEKRVAFRRAMKKVMQAALKSGAKGVKVRVSGRLAGAEIARTEWYMEGRVPLHTLRAKIDYGFAEAMTVYGIIGVKVWIFKGEVLQKGIQFEKKEEVKEEREPRRSRRGRQ
- the rplB gene encoding 50S ribosomal protein L2, translated to MAIKTYKPYTPSRRFMSVLDSKDITAKSSVKGLLTKLKATAGRNNNGRITSRHKERGAKKLYRIIDFKRNKYNIEGKVVAIEYDPYRNARIALVVYPDGDKRYILQPSGLKVGDSVIAAEGGLDIKVGFAMKLKNIPIGTVVHNIEMHPGAGGQLARSAGMSAQIMGRENKYTIIRMPSSEMRYILSECMASIGVVGNEDFINVSIGKAGRNRHRGIRPQTRGSAMNPVDHPHGGGEGKTGTSGHPVSPWGTPAKGYKTRKKKASDKLIISRKKHK
- the rplV gene encoding 50S ribosomal protein L22, translated to MSKALLRFVRLSPTKARLIARQIQGMNVELAIASLEFTPNKAARVLSKVVASAVANGSLDAKSALIVSCRVDAGPVIRRSIPRAKGRATAIRKPTSHVFVEVAEGKEMKSSKSHKKNQAEGK
- the rplP gene encoding 50S ribosomal protein L16, with product MLMPKRTKYRKQMKGRNRGKAHRGNSIAFGDIAIKAIEHGRIDSRQIESARVAMTRHVKRVGKVWIRVFPDKPLTAKPLETRMGKGKGSVEKWVMNIKPGRIVYEMLGIEEGLAREALALAQSKLPFKTKIVTCESENEIY
- the rplC gene encoding 50S ribosomal protein L3 is translated as MEFLVQKIGMSRTIDANSTPVTLLKVLQAKVCQLENGKALVAYAMHKKHNKAIEGQQKKYQLSKEFNHFATLKASQQKELGDLDLSALETLKRVKASFKTKGRGFAGVMKRWNFQGGPAAHGSRFHRRPGSIGNREWPGRVQKGRKMAGHYGNELVTCQNEVLSFDKESMVLVLKGSVAGFSGAYGRIRAL
- the rplN gene encoding 50S ribosomal protein L14, whose product is MIQSFTRLNVADNSGAKEIMCIKVLGGSHKRYASVGSVIVASVKKAIPNGKVKRGQVVKAVVVRTKKEIQRKNGSLVRFDDNAAVILDAKKDPVGTRIFGPVSREVRYANFMKIISLAPEVV